From the Odontesthes bonariensis isolate fOdoBon6 chromosome 9, fOdoBon6.hap1, whole genome shotgun sequence genome, the window CTTTTAATGTAAATTATTCACTTTTGTTCATCTCATATCTTTGATAAATAGGAAATTTGAGTACTCAATTAACAAAATGTTAACTTTTTAATCAGTTAGAAAAGCCTGGTGATTACTCCAGTTAATCAAAAAGGTGGAGCTTAATGAACACTGGACACTCACTTTGAAGGACTGAAACTGCTATCTTCAATCTTAAATAAGCACTAGAATATATAAATGACTTTCTaaaaaaacattccaataaaTCTTAACtaaataaagcaaaaatatATGCAAACAATGTATGAAGTGGAAAGTAAATCTGCTTGAATTTACAACtacatttattaaattttttgcATTAATACCcctatttatttactttgccatttattttttgttgccTTTATATCCTTTTATCTCTATATTTATCACTGAATATAGTTGAAATTTAAACCCGAAATATCAGTGTATTTCACATTCTGTACAGGAATCACTGCATACATTATTTTTTGGGTTTATTTTAGTATCATGTATTGGCATATTGATTTATCTATTAAGTCtatcatatatttttatattgatCTCAGATTATGAGTGTCAGTCCTCCATAATTCTCAGGTGATGTTAGAGGAGTTTCATATTCAGGCTTGAAGGATTGCATTCAAAGAATGTAAATCCTTATTTGGTATGAAGCAGTATTTGATGGGATTTAACACGTGAGGAGATATAACCAAGGCAAGAATACAGAGAAATATAAGTTAGACCCGTTTTGGTCAGTTGTTACCTTTTCAGCATGTTTTGCCCTCTTTTTGATTGTTCCTTTCTCTTCAGGTGGTACATGGACCTTGATATCAGTTTCAGTGGAGAACAGGCTGACATCTACATGCAGAAAGCCATTGTTATGACTCTATCTGCTGTTGACACTCTGAAGAGGCTCTTTTTTGTTGGAAGCCTTTTTGAATCACTCAAGGTGAGCTAAGCTTGCAAATGTAGTTAGTCCTACttgacttgtgtgtgtgtgtgtgtgtgtgtgtgtgtttgtgcaggcTATTCAGTCTCTTAGTAACTATCTTAATGACCTGTCTGCAGAGATTTGCGTTGCCTTTTCCAGAACCTTTTCCCCTCATTAACATAGACATCAGTCCatatctgcatttttttttcattttgctccATCATCCCTCATTGGAGATGACAGCATTGCCGTGCCAACCCCAACTTTCATCATGCCAGCTCACGCAATAACAAAGACAGCAGCCGTCAGTCCCAATGGCCTATGTTTGTTAATCATTTGGAAAGCaatctttttctttcaaattgaactgaattgataCTTACAAGATAAAAAGGATGTGCTCTCCttatcttttttattctttcacTCCCTGCATATGCAAGTGCCGTCAAAACATTAGATAAATCTTCCAGCATCACATAATTACTGATGAAATATGCACACCTTGCTCTGCCAGCAGTGTTTCCTGGTTTCTGGATCAAACTTTATTGTCTTTCCTCTTTTTATTAACCTATCATGACACAATGACAAAGCAAGATCCTTGACCAGTGTTTCATAGCAGGGCAATTGATTTTATTGAAAGGTCTAATCATGATTAGGTATTTGTATATTCACTACCTTAATGGTTCTCTCAGGATGTTGTTACAGtcattgttttctcagtttatgTGGAGTACAACATTTTGAATGGTGCTGTCTTTAAACTGCCTTAGAACCTCCGGATGCTGAGATACCACAGTTCATAACTTTGGTTTCCAGGCCCCACTACAACctgttttgctttatgattgcTTGACATGTTGATGGCCTTTTGTTGGCCTATTTTTTGCCTCTTCgtcatgacaacaaattcatcAGTATGGCTGTAAATATGCGGAGCTCACGTGAAGATTTGTTTTGATGACAGTGGTGAAACATCCTGCTACTGTAGATGGGTACTGTAAAATTCTCTAGTGTTACTTTAAGTTTCATCAGAAAACATCAATAGGCACaccaaaatgaataaaaaatattgaCCAAATACTATATccgaaattaatttaaatgtaaaGTTGAAGTAATTGTGCTTGGAGACTTGGACTTCCTGTTTGGCTCTAAATTAGGATATGCTAAATGATAAATAGACTGTACACATAtagtgcttttctagtctagttgaccactcaaagcacactacaagccacattcattCACATTCACATACACACTCATACAACAGGTCTTAGTCTATACAACGTTACAGGCCACACAGGGCTTTTTTCCCTCTAtcatacacattcacacaccgatGGACCAATCTGAGACAACGTGggattcagtgtcttgcccgAGGACACAGTGACATGTGGTCCAGGGGAGCAGGGAGTAGAGCTATCAACTTTCTAATAAGCagacgactgctcttcctccggAGCTACAGCCGCCGATATGTGCCTTTAACGATGCAATAACTAGACCTCAGAAACATGGAAGCATCTTTGCGTGTGTATTCATATCAGTATCATCGTTTTATTCATCTCTTTCTTCTTATAAATCTAGCACTTCAGTAATTAACAGCGAACAGAATTAGCACATTTACAGTCAGTGTAAATGGGTGTGAGCTGACTGAGCCCCCTAATCACGTGACCTCCTGGTCTCAGCTCTGACCTGGCCGGTATGTGAAATGACTCACAGGAATCCATGTGCAGAGACCTCTGGGATAAGCTGAAGTTTCTTTCCATGCGATCAGGGGTGTCCCATAACAGGGCAACTGGATCCCATTTCCAGTGACTGAGACACTGAGAAGCTGAAACACCCTGATCCATATTGGGAGTTTTGTATTTGTAGCTTCTGCTCTTCAACCAGAGGAAATTATGTCAATGTGGATCATATCAAGTTATCCACTAGATACAGAACATCACACAAATGAGGAAAACCTTCATTTCAAAAAGAATTCAATTTAAAACACTTGCATGGAGCGTTCCTGGAGGGTTTTCTTGATATATACACACATCTTTGATGGAAGTTGATTCAACTCACTgcatctgtttctgtttttcttggTCTTAGTTCCTGTTTCTGATGTACCTTGTGACTTACCTGGGAGAACTGTGCAATGGCCTTACTCTGATCATCATTAGTAAGAAACAGACACCATTACTGGAAATATGGAATTGATTAATATGCATTTTGTttcgcccatcaactcctcgtTCTCTCCATCTTTTGTCCTCTCCAGGTGTGATTGCTGTCTTTTCTGTGCCACTTTTCTATCAGCGACGTCAGGTAAGAAATCTTTACATATGCACATTAACTAGTCGTTGATTTTCACAACCACAgacttattttttttgtcaaaactcTGATATTACAGGAAGAGGTTGACAGCGTCTTTGCAAAAATCCAGGCCAATATCGACAATGTCAAAGAAATGTGAGTATGGCGCCATCTTCTGGCAGAGTGCTGCCTTGTGCACAGCAAacgctgctgtttttttttttttattgagacGGTTCATGCAAGACACCAAAGCCCACCACTATATTCCTCCCTTTGCCCCACCACTTGGTCCTACCCGTACGTTTGTGTGCAACGGGGAAGGGCAGGTTGTCTCGCTAACCATCAGGTATCAAGGTGAAGTGATCATCTACCCTTCCAAATAGAGGATCTTCAGATGCTGACTTCAAATAAAGTGGTAGTTCATTTTTAGGTAAATATTTCATGACACTGTCCTTTGAGGCTTCGTTCTCAAGGGCCACTATCTAGTCTAAGGCACTCATCTGCCAAAGTCAGTGTTTAATGAATTGTGATTGGCTCTGAAGGTCTGCTCACATTTGTATGACATGCCCAGTTGTGTGCTACATGTGTAGTTGCCACAATGTCCAAGTTCCTGTTTAAGACTGATGTGCATTTTTCAAAGCTCAGAAGGACTTGATGAACAAGTATAACATCTCATTCAGGCTCAGGTGCTTGTTGTGTTTATGGAATTTCCACAAAATGAATCGATACATACAATCAACCATACCGTTTCACAAAAGTAATTGAATTACAAGAATACCATTCAGAGGTAGAGAGATGCAATAACATGAAGCAATTACTTCCATCATTTAAAAGTGGCAAGTCATTGCGTCAGTTCTTTCATTCATAGAATCACTGTACAAACTGGAATCATTGGCAGCAATTCCAAAGTGAGTCACGCTGAAGCACAACATGATGTTGACTGATTCATGTCTGACAAAGTGTTCAGAGATGAGAAATGTTTTAATGGGTAATCAAATAATTCTCATCAGGGCAAATTCTCATCATTGGCCTAAATATCATTTCAAAACCACTGTTTGTACTCTGAAAACAGTTCAgcttttattgacttattgaacTCATCTGATTTCAAATAATGgctggcacacagagcaggaagTCCTGGTGCGGATATCTACTATCAGGATATCTTCTTGATGCCCTGAAAGCCCAGAATTATTGCCATTTGCCCTGAGAGGTGCTGTTGGAGGTGAATGTAACAGAAATCTGAACTCAGCAGTTTCATGTCTTTTGATGAAATTAAGTAGAAAAGGATCATTAAACActagattttttattttgtttatgtaGACAAACTTGCCCCGTAAACCTTTTACATATTCAACAACCAGATATTTCTGAGCTCTTTTTTTGTTAGAATTATTTGACTATTTTGCACATTAATGAACAAATAATTAGGAACAACCTTCCAGGTTGCTAAAATAAGTTGATACAAGTGTTACCCAAAGTAGTTAATCCACTTTGCAACTACCATCCAATCTCACCAATATGGTATGGACAGTCACAAAATCTCTCAATTTCCTGAAAGGGTGTGGCAAGAACCAGATAAAAGATACAGTATCCAAAGTAATCCAATAAAATCAGCGAATTAAAAAGTAGCAACTGAATAGAGGTTTTGTGAGTGTGAGGCGGGCCTGCCTAAACAGACAGTTTCAGAAGCAGCTCAGTGATTTGAGTTGAGGTAATAGTACAATAGCTTTCGAAAGAATAACTTGAATGTTTGTGCTTTGGTTGAAGAGCTCAGGTACATGAGTTCTGGGGTAATTTGACTGTGTTTTACAAAGTCAATAAATGATGAATAGCTCAGGTCGGACCATTTATCTTTTGGTCTATTCTGGATCATTCAAACGGCAAAAAGTGGTTCATCCTGGCTTACTTGcttagtgtgtatgtgtgggatTAAAGAACATGATCatattctttttcatttcttgaGATCGTGAGTTATTTATTTCAGCTGAAGCAGAAACAACAAGTCAAACTGTTACTTATGTCACAGACGCCACTTTCTGTGTGCATTTACCAAGACAATATGAATTATCACTTAAAAACCAGCTTTGTTATCTCAAGATAACAGAATAATCTATTTATGATCTTGGATAAcggcattaaaaatacatcattTCAGGCAAGGCTGATCTTGGCTTCTGTATATAAAGGCGTCCAAGAATTTAGCAAAACTAAGTGAAAAGATGGAGTGAGTGTGGTGTCTTTTGAACAAACTTAATCTGAGAGTAGGTTTACCTGTTCAGATTTGAAAACCCCTGcaatagggttagggttatgggcTTAGGGTGTTTGTGTCTAGTTTAACTCCCTAATAAATCACTCTAAGGACACAGTAAATTAGGTTATTTAATTAGTTGAAATAGTGTTATTACATGTTATTAACTGGACTAGAACTCTTGGAGTTATGTGGGAACTCTCCATTAAGATTTCCCACCCTACCTTTTCTGCAGCTACGACATAGATACAGAACATTTGTCCTGCATGTTTCAGACAGATGATATACTTGTTTTTACTACAGGGTATCACATACATGTTCATGAGAGATCAGCACTGAGATGTTGGTGCCGGTGCCGACCTTTAGTATTGTTAAGTTGTTGGCCTGCAGATTTACTTACCGCACCTCTGTTTTTTCTCCTGTAGTCTGCGAAGACTCCCCCAGGGTGGCGGCCCTCCTCCCGATCCAACTCCTGgtggtgccaaaccaaaaaCCCAGTAATCACTTTTGGACACTGACTTTAAAAGAAGCTAGCGGAGTTACAGACTGTCACTCAGATGTCTTACTCAGCAGTCTGTGCTCAGAGCTCTAGAGGACAGAGCTCCAAAGACTGGGGAAAGGGAAGGGAGGCTACTTTAGAAGAGTGATGATGAGGACTACGTGTGGTACTGTTTACTCTAACTATATCTAAGTTATTGGGGTTAGAGGATGGGGTTGAGATAATTCTTCAAGATGAAATCAACATGTATGAATCCAGGTTGAAACTCTTACCGCTGATGTCAGAGAGAGACATCATCTTTggaaataatgtttttaatatgtaaaaaaaagactcaTGATGTGTCTTAGTTGGAGCTGTAGTCCAAATGAGGTACCAAGACATAAGTGGGAAATTCTCTCACTGACAGTGACCCATCTGAAAAAAGTGAAGTCAGACGTGAGGGTGATTTCTATGTGAGGAGAGAAAAAGGGGTCTATATTAATCATGGCAGCATAAAACTGGCAATTACAAATGCATGTGTGAGCACATGTACATTTCTGAATGCATATTCATTCTCATGTCTGTTTCATTGTGTGCAAGcaagtgtgtgtgcgcgtgtgtgtgtgtgtgtgtgtgtgtgtgtttgtgtgtgtgtgtgtgcgtattcCCTGATATAGAGCTTGCTGAAATGTTGCCCACAAACAATTAAAGtcacattttttctttattttccaaACGTTCTGTTTCTTTTCACCCCATTCACAATATCACTCATTTAAGTTTTGTTTCTTCACTTCACGTTTCTTCACGTTTCTGCCCATGAGTGCTGCTTCCCATCATTTTCAGGCAGAAATGGAGTAAAGACATAGTTAGAAATATAAATGAGCTCTGCAATAAGTTCAGTCACTGCAGTGTAATATAGGTGGAAAGAAATCACGTGACCAGAAGTTCATCATTGACAGAGGTTGGGGAGATAGATGAAAAAGAGCTAATAGATCGTCCCTGCGCTTGAACTTTTCTTGTCTTCAGTCTAGGCAGAAATGTGCGAAGCAAAGTGGAAGCGAGATTCAGCAGGTGCCTTTCtaactgcaggttctagtgCATGATCTAAATCTTATACTTATAACCACGCAAAGCAGCTCTTCATCCTTGAACAAACTACTTCCCATGTTTACTTGACCATCACCTTCTGGAGAATGGGGTTTTGTATGTGTACAGTGCTTGTGTCAAATACATATGTACAAGGTATCTTAAACAGAATTGTAAGTAGATCAGTTTTAGGAATAACAGAATTATTCAGGATACACAGCAGTTTAAATCCACATTTCCCTTTTCGCTGATGCTTTAAAGGTTGCACCAAGAATTTGTTCCTTTGCCTTATTGTTGCACAACTTGTCGAGCAAAGAAGCATTGATGTGTTAAAGGATATGATCCATGAATCCCAGACATGATGGCATGTTAGAGTCAGACATCATGTGCTGCCTTTTAGTGATGGACCTTGAAtagttgcacacacacacacacacacacacacacacacacacacacacacacacacacacacacacacacacctccctcTGCCTTCCTGTATTTGTTTTCAGCACtaacacaaataaacatgttcaGTACTAACCCCAAATAGACACGTTGAATATCTTCCATTTTATGAACTTCAGAGCATTTAGACAACAGTGAGCTTATGCATCAACGTGGACTAGCCTATATTACCTTGCATCTATCTTGTCAAGTTCTATTTAAACTAAACTGATGCCGATTACTCAAACTGTGTCACTCAGTCTAGACTACCGGATTTTGGGGTATTCATATTTTCTGTGGGGACAAAGTACAACCCTATCTTGAAAATAGTTTGAACGCTATGTAAAATGTCAATGAAATCAGAACAAGGTGATTTGCAAATAATTTAAAACCTACATTTAATTGGAAATATTTGAAAGGCAACACATGACATGTTGAACATGAGAAATTCTAGTGTTTTAGGTTCCGGGCCCTTCTTTGTTGTGTGTTTCATGTCACAGATTAGGCCAACATCGTTTAACTGGTGACAGGCTTGGAGCCAGTTGAACTCCTGAAATAACTTAGAATGGATCCATGCTGTCGTAATCCGTCTAGAATGTTGTTTGGCAGTGTCCTATTGAAAATGTTGTCTGAGTTGCCGCACATGTTGCTCCAAAACCTGCATTTATTTTTACCACTGATGCCTTTACAGCCGTCTGACTCAGTCTAGACGACGGGATGTTTAGGTGTCCTGCCATGTGTGCCACTGCTCCCTCATGCAATCTTTTGAGCTGAATCATGATAACAAGTCAGATGGTCCATCTTCTCTTTAGTGTGGTATAGAGATTTTTCAAACATCAGGAGGTTTTACACTTTTCTTCAGTGCCTCTCAACTGAGCTCAGTTCATATGAAGGCAGCAACATTTagggatctttttttttaacttgtaaCTCACAATTTATAGATGTAACAATGATCTATATTCACTCACAGTGATTTTCAGGCTTCCTGCAATTTTATACAAAAAGATGTGTTGCTGGTATCAAATTCAAGCATTCAGCATTTATTTTTCTGAGCAGCAgtcattttatttctgtttcaaTATTTCATCTCCAGTCTTTCTGTTATTTAAATATAGCATTTAGATCATCTGTAAataatttattctgtttttatttcgaTTCTACATAGCGTCCAAACTCGTTGGAAACAGGGTTTTAAATCCAAACATGACAGTGACTTTTAGTTTATTTGAAATCAGTGGTGATATGACTTATAGTTGTGCACTAATTATTTTGTATTCTTTCAAACAAGTAGGGTTTTATCCTTGGAAAATAAACATGGTGAAACAATGAGACAAGCTTAAGGTGTGACTTTTTCAGATATACAGATTTCAACGTGAGACTAGACTGCCAGGACAAATTCATGAAGCTGAAGTGAAGATGGGTCGCAGAGGAGTCAGCAAAGGTAGGAAAAGGTAGGCAAGCCTGAACTAATGGCTTTTACGCTGTGCTGAAAGAAGTACTCAGACCTTTTACTGAGGTAAATGTAACagtcataagagcttgaataagggcaactggactacTTTTTCCAAGGAAAAAGCTATGGAGCTGGCTTCTTACACAATTTATTTTATCTTGTGCTTTTGTAATTAATCGCAACATTCAAACAACAGTCAGACAAATGTAATTGCCTAAAACCAAAATTGCTGCCAGAGCCTGCATGTTAAGTGCTTTTATCTTAAACACATGGCACGTGATTTGAAGATGATCCAGAAGATGTATTTGCATGTCAAGTTTATGACCCTGAGTCTCCATGCGTGTCGGTTTCTTTGAGCTTTTGCAGCCACAAGGTGGCGACAAAAGTAAAGACATTCGTTTATTGCCTCCAAATGTCCCGTCTGTCTGAAAGATTAAAGCATAGACAGGTGATGACCTGAGCTACTGCACAAATTCATCCACCTAGAGGGGCAGtcattttttcttcatctatctGTGATAAGTCATTATTCTTTGAAGGGCCAATCCTCTGGTCTTGTGCTGTGCATTCTCCTCCAACCACAGTTTGCGGCCCTTCGCTGTTCCTTCCCAGCTCAATTCTGCTGCAGCAGTTTAAATTGGGTCAGGAGGTCTGAGTGAGTATGAAATTTCAGAACTTTACAAGTCATGTTGAAAATGGACATCAAGGTTGTCTTCCTCATAGCGGTGAGAACACGTCTAGACTTGTCTGCACCAGAACAAACATAGGCTACAGACCTGACAGACATGCGGTCATTGTGTAGTCATTTTAACAGGTTAGAATAAAAGATAGAGATGAATGGAATAAATTGATGAGGAAGATTAAGAAAACTGTTGCTATCAACTGTTCAACTGTATCAACTATGTGATAGGTTGTAGATATTAAGGAGTAGTTTTGATTCAGACTGATAGACTTCACCCTGCCTGTTCAGCCCTCCGCTGCCGGTGGGTGTAGTGGGTGGGATTAGTCAAATGAATCGGAACATAAAGCGCCTTTGACCCGCCCTCGCGTTGAAAAACTGCTGTTTCAAACTGCTCCGGGGATGGTAATCTGCAGCATTGGATTTGACAGCGCGCTGGAAGATAGGAGAGGTTTTACGCACTAGCGATCACAAGCGTTTGGCAAACTTGTCATATAGACAGACATCTGTTCTCATGGTGGGTGCCACATCTGTCTGTCGATGAGATCGCGGTGAAGTGCTGCTCGATTGAATGTCACCTCCAGTCACAATGGATTACGGTCGGACCATGGCCCCTCCGGTGCCGCCGCATAAACCCAAACCCGCCCGGCTGGGGCAGGCGCAAGAGCGGCTGCTGAAGTGCGTCCTGCTCGGCGACGGAGCGGTCGGTAAAACCAGTTTGGTGGTCAGCTACACAACGAATGGATACCCCACCAAATACGTTCCTACGGCATTTGATGACTTTTCGGGTAAGCGCAATTTATAGTTGTCTCGCTTATACATTTTGGCAGATGCAAtatgagaaaaatataaatgttCATTCATGAAATGTTGCCCCTCTTAACTGGAGATTaacatgaaataaactaaactttCTCAGCACTTTAAAAACCTTCTTGAACTTTCAAGTATTAATTTCTACCGTAGAAATATTTCAGTCCgtctttatctgttttttttgcctttattgCTCTTCAGCTGCATGTTTGAGTGCACAAATTCTCCCAACCCCACCCAAATTCTCCCATTTCCCCCCATTATTCCACTGCATgataaatgtgtttgtgtttcctgTTATCTCTCTCCCATCTGAAGTAATGTACATGAGGTATCCTCCCTGATGTAGCTAAGTTTCCATTTGGCAAATTTCCATTTTTCCAAACTGGCTGACTGGTCCCTGCAATCTTCATTTGTGCAAGGGACCATTTGCTTTCAACTTATCAGTGCTGGCATGGAAAAACAAGCCTTTGACCTTTATTGATTCATTACTATGTCTTTATCTGTTCCTGCTAAGCTGTCATCCAGATATACTGAAGGCTTGGACATATTTATCCACAGCTGACTGCCTGCTTGAGTGCAAACTCAAACTTTCCTGCAAAATAGCTTATAAAttatgctttttcttttctttcattaatCTTAGTAAATTATCTGCCAACATTACACTGATGGCCAGTAAAACTAATGACTTGGCTGACAAATCTCCTAAAAACACGTCCTGAGAACACACACCA encodes:
- the rtn2a gene encoding reticulon-2a isoform X4 produces the protein MTNKVMDLIYWKDMERTGMVLTGLVVGLLSLFQLSVIAVVSTVSLAVMCFTISVRIYYQFLYILNWGDGKHPFKWYMDLDISFSGEQADIYMQKAIVMTLSAVDTLKRLFFVGSLFESLKFLFLMYLVTYLGELCNGLTLIIISVIAVFSVPLFYQRRQEEVDSVFAKIQANIDNVKEILRRLPQGGGPPPDPTPGGAKPKTQ